A window of the Oscillospiraceae bacterium NTUH-002-81 genome harbors these coding sequences:
- a CDS encoding hydantoinase/oxoprolinase family protein, producing MKVATDIGGTFTDLVAIDENGSLILEKAHTTPPNFDQGVMDVLKKSGVDMKSIEAFFHGTTTIINALTERKGAKTALITTKGFRDILELARGNRPDLFNMVFEKPTPFVPRYLRREVTERISYKGEILTPLSEEDIRTAVEYLKKEQVEAIAVCYINSYANEEHERKTVEKIKELWPEVYVCPSVDITREWREYERTSTAVLNAYVMPVASSYLNRLGQRLTDAGMPENRYIMQSNGGTTTFEQAKLTPVNIVESGPVAGVFGASILGKIIGEPNIIAFDVGGTTAKCSLIDQGAIKVTTSYYIEKDERHAGYPIMAPVIDIVEIGNGGGSIAWIDEGGSLKVGPKSAGALPGPVAYGKNGTEPTTTDANLIAGRLSAKNFDMEVSLDNVKNALVEKVGKHFNISAEESAESIIRVADSNMNNALKLISVRRGYDPRDFAMVAFGGGGPMHGPTLAKELNIRKVIIPVAASVFSAWGMLMSDIRHDFIQTKILSFQNASMDELNAMWKSQIDEAHKILASEGLKEDQAVFTFIADMRYAGQEHTVQVQAPAYPWKEEDRAEIMNRFHKTHEHFYTFSLPDTPAEIVNLHLVAYGQLNKPALQKIAPQKDDISSALKETRPVFFNGDGWLDTPIYDRSKLGFGAKAQGPLVVEEPTTATVVCPGQSLSVDEYGNLIVEMEME from the coding sequence ATGAAAGTTGCAACTGACATTGGCGGCACCTTTACTGATCTGGTAGCGATTGATGAAAATGGATCGCTGATTCTGGAAAAGGCACATACCACACCGCCGAATTTTGATCAGGGTGTTATGGACGTTCTGAAAAAAAGTGGTGTAGATATGAAAAGCATTGAGGCTTTTTTCCATGGAACCACAACGATCATTAATGCACTGACAGAAAGAAAAGGTGCAAAAACAGCCTTGATCACAACAAAGGGTTTCCGGGATATTCTGGAACTGGCGAGAGGTAATCGTCCGGATTTGTTTAACATGGTATTTGAAAAACCAACACCGTTTGTTCCGCGTTATTTACGCCGTGAAGTGACAGAACGTATCAGCTATAAAGGTGAAATTCTGACACCATTAAGTGAAGAAGATATTCGCACGGCAGTGGAATATCTGAAAAAGGAACAGGTGGAGGCTATTGCTGTCTGCTACATCAATTCTTATGCAAATGAAGAACATGAACGTAAAACAGTTGAAAAAATCAAAGAATTATGGCCGGAAGTATATGTATGCCCGTCTGTTGATATCACGAGAGAATGGCGTGAATATGAAAGAACCTCAACAGCTGTTCTGAATGCATACGTTATGCCGGTGGCATCCTCTTATCTGAATCGTCTGGGACAGAGACTTACAGATGCCGGAATGCCGGAAAACCGTTACATCATGCAGAGTAATGGCGGAACTACAACATTTGAACAGGCAAAACTGACTCCTGTTAATATTGTAGAATCAGGTCCTGTAGCCGGTGTGTTTGGTGCTTCTATTCTTGGAAAAATCATTGGCGAACCGAATATTATCGCATTTGATGTGGGTGGAACAACAGCGAAATGTTCTCTGATCGATCAGGGAGCAATAAAAGTAACTACTTCTTACTATATCGAAAAAGACGAAAGACATGCAGGCTATCCGATCATGGCACCTGTTATCGATATTGTAGAGATCGGAAATGGTGGAGGATCCATCGCATGGATCGATGAAGGAGGATCTCTGAAAGTTGGACCAAAGAGTGCAGGTGCGCTTCCGGGACCTGTTGCTTATGGAAAGAACGGAACAGAACCCACCACCACAGATGCCAATCTGATTGCAGGACGTCTTTCTGCGAAGAATTTCGACATGGAAGTCTCTCTTGACAATGTGAAGAATGCTTTGGTGGAAAAAGTCGGAAAACATTTTAATATTTCTGCGGAAGAATCAGCAGAGAGCATTATTCGTGTGGCAGATTCTAATATGAATAATGCGTTAAAGCTGATTTCTGTACGGCGTGGATATGACCCTCGTGATTTTGCGATGGTTGCATTTGGAGGAGGAGGCCCGATGCATGGACCGACACTCGCCAAAGAACTGAATATTCGTAAGGTCATTATTCCGGTAGCAGCTTCTGTATTTTCAGCATGGGGTATGCTGATGAGTGATATTCGTCATGACTTTATTCAGACAAAGATTCTTTCATTCCAGAATGCTTCTATGGATGAACTGAATGCGATGTGGAAATCACAGATTGATGAGGCACATAAGATACTGGCATCTGAGGGACTTAAGGAAGATCAGGCTGTATTTACTTTTATTGCAGATATGCGTTATGCGGGACAGGAACATACGGTACAGGTACAGGCTCCGGCTTATCCATGGAAAGAGGAAGATCGTGCTGAAATCATGAATCGTTTCCACAAAACACATGAGCATTTCTATACCTTCTCATTGCCAGATACACCGGCAGAGATTGTAAATCTTCATCTTGTGGCATATGGTCAGTTGAACAAACCTGCATTACAGAAGATTGCACCTCAAAAAGATGATATTTCCAGCGCATTGAAGGAAACACGTCCTGTATTCTTTAACGGTGATGGCTGGCTGGATACACCAATCTATGATCGGAGCAAGCTTGGATTCGGTGCAAAAGCACAGGGTCCATTGGTTGTAGAAGAGCCTACTACCGCAACTGTAGTTTGCCCGGGACAAAGCTTAAGTGTAGATGAATACGGTAACCTGATCGTAGAAATGGAGATGGAATAA
- a CDS encoding hydantoinase B/oxoprolinase family protein produces MAEKEKINPVTLDIVKDSLIAVSNEIFYAFAQTSMSPIIYETLDYASGIADAEGRLLTQGNGVTGFIGMISPMICAVVEKHGKENLHPGDVYIINDPFMGGGTHMSDVGMVMPIFYHDELIAFAGNKAHWSDIGGMAPGSFTTDATNLYQEGMCFSGTKLVDRGELVEPVWDLMRSNMRYPQISQGDMWGQISSLRTGEKRICELCDKYGADVVKGSMERLVSQGEKVARRRLAEMPKGTWEMDEYMDNDGHGNPVHLQVKVTITDDEFIADFTGSDPQVVGCVNSGATAAYAGVKVVFMSVVGPELAVNDGVFAPLRTICEPGSVLKANRPAATSCYYESMIYVIDLVWKALAPVFPESLGAGHLLSVCTVLMAGKHQDFGNDYLIIEPTVGGWGACKGHDGQVGLFCVGDGETYNVPVEMAETRYGIRVDEHSLHTDGAGAGEYRGGSGAVRVYRSMNENQTFTASFGRNKWPVWGAAGGKDGSVNYFQFIDADGTVSEPMGIAARRVMNTNDVVRMVTATGGGYGNPFKRPAEKVAMDVKNEYITVEQAKADYGVLVDPETFKVLGLTEERQKAEK; encoded by the coding sequence ATGGCTGAGAAAGAAAAGATTAATCCGGTCACACTGGATATTGTAAAAGACTCTTTGATTGCAGTAAGTAACGAAATTTTCTATGCATTTGCACAGACTTCCATGAGCCCGATTATTTATGAAACACTGGATTATGCCAGCGGTATTGCAGATGCTGAAGGTCGACTGCTTACCCAGGGAAATGGTGTTACCGGATTTATCGGTATGATTTCACCCATGATTTGTGCAGTTGTGGAGAAACATGGAAAGGAAAATCTTCATCCGGGTGATGTATATATTATCAACGATCCGTTTATGGGCGGAGGAACCCATATGTCCGATGTTGGAATGGTAATGCCTATATTCTATCATGACGAGCTGATTGCTTTTGCTGGTAACAAAGCTCATTGGAGTGATATCGGAGGCATGGCACCAGGATCCTTTACGACTGATGCAACAAACCTTTATCAGGAAGGTATGTGTTTCTCTGGTACAAAACTGGTGGATCGCGGAGAACTGGTGGAACCTGTATGGGATCTGATGCGCAGCAATATGCGTTATCCGCAGATCTCACAGGGAGATATGTGGGGTCAGATATCCTCTCTTCGTACAGGTGAAAAACGTATTTGTGAATTATGCGATAAATATGGGGCAGACGTTGTAAAAGGATCTATGGAACGTCTGGTATCCCAGGGCGAAAAAGTAGCCCGCCGCCGTCTGGCTGAGATGCCAAAAGGCACATGGGAAATGGATGAATACATGGACAACGATGGACATGGCAATCCAGTTCATTTACAGGTAAAAGTTACCATTACCGATGATGAATTTATTGCTGATTTCACGGGTAGCGATCCGCAGGTAGTAGGATGCGTGAATTCCGGAGCAACGGCAGCATATGCAGGTGTAAAAGTAGTCTTTATGTCTGTGGTAGGACCAGAGTTGGCCGTAAATGATGGTGTATTTGCACCGCTGCGGACAATCTGTGAACCTGGCAGTGTATTGAAAGCGAATCGTCCGGCAGCAACCTCCTGTTATTATGAAAGCATGATTTACGTTATTGACTTGGTATGGAAAGCACTTGCACCGGTTTTCCCGGAATCTCTTGGTGCAGGACATTTACTTTCTGTATGTACCGTATTGATGGCCGGAAAACATCAGGACTTTGGAAATGATTATCTGATTATTGAGCCAACTGTTGGCGGATGGGGAGCTTGCAAAGGCCATGATGGTCAGGTAGGACTTTTCTGTGTTGGCGATGGAGAAACTTATAATGTGCCGGTAGAGATGGCTGAGACTCGTTATGGAATTCGTGTAGATGAGCACAGTCTGCATACTGATGGGGCAGGTGCGGGAGAATACCGTGGCGGAAGTGGTGCGGTTCGTGTATACCGTTCTATGAATGAGAATCAGACCTTTACAGCATCTTTTGGTCGAAATAAATGGCCGGTATGGGGTGCAGCTGGTGGAAAAGACGGTTCTGTAAATTATTTCCAGTTTATTGATGCAGATGGAACCGTAAGCGAACCAATGGGAATTGCAGCACGCCGTGTTATGAATACCAATGATGTTGTGCGTATGGTTACAGCAACTGGTGGTGGATATGGTAATCCGTTTAAGCGTCCTGCTGAAAAAGTAGCTATGGATGTTAAGAATGAATATATCACTGTGGAACAGGCCAAGGCTGACTATGGTGTTTTGGTTGATCCTGAAACATTCAAAGTGCTTGGATTGACAGAAGAACGTCAGAAAGCTGAAAAATAA